AGGCGCCTGGAGGTCTCCTGGAAGTCACCGTCGGTTGGCAGCCGGGCGAGTTCAACCGGGATCCATACAGCCAGGCACCGCTGACCCCGTCGCGGGCACGCTTCATGCTTCACACCTCGCCGAAAGAGCTGCTTGGCCGCTCGCGTGCCTTTGTAGGACGGCCAGGCGAGGCATTCGACAAGTTCTGCTCCCTGTCGCTGCGCGATTACGTGCGCGGAGTGGATGCCAGCCAGTCCGACATACCGCAGCGGCAAGCGGATGTCATCGCAAAATTCACTGAAGCGGTCAACCGTGCTGTTCCCCTGATCAGCGTCAATCCGGATGTGGTCCAGCAGCTGCACGGGACGTCGGTAGCCTACAGATTCAAGTTCTCTTCCATCCCGTTCGGCGAACTCGACGACGTAAGTCAAGCGCTCCTGTCAGCAATTGAGGCAAATCCGAACATAGCCGCTGAAACCGCCGCCATCTTGCAGCGCTCCCTCACTGCAGATACCCGCGTGCAGCGAATCGACATCTTCGGGTCCTACCGCAACTACTCACCCCTGGTCTTCGATTCTGTCCTGTCACCCGTGGCGCAGCAGTGGGATGGAACGTCGCTGCCCGAGCGCAAGGGCTTCTGGAGCCAGCGGCGGTCACGCCCACTAACTGCTTCGTTGCCTATGGGGGAGGGTGAGCGCCGGGCGATGGTAGGAGGCTGGTTCGTTGGCCAGATCACCGGTCAGCTCCGCCTGCCGGAGCCGCCCTACGACGAAGCCGTGGAGATCTGGGACCCAACCGACACCCGTTGGATCCAGTTTCCCAACCCGCTGCTGACGCCGCCAAGGCAGTTCCTGGCCAAGTCCTTCGACTGGCTGCCGGCAGTTCTGGAGTCAATTCTCCTCGCAGTGGCACGGGCACATCAGGCACCCGTCCTTTCTTCGCTGCGCCCGTACCGCCTCCTCCGGGAACTCTACGACGCGAGCCCCGAAGAACCTGCGGCTGGCCTGTTCGAAGTGACGGCACTTCAGACCCTGACGCGATGGCTCGGCTCCGGGCAGACCGGGTCCGGGAGTCCCAGCCGGGTGCCGGGCGTCGTTGCAGGCAGCACCATGACTGAACGCCATGAGCTCACCAAGGAGTGGCTCAAAACCATCAAATTACTTGCCAGCGAGCATTTCATGCCGCCGGGACGCCTCAAGGCGGCCGGCGGTGGGTCCTTTTCGCAGATCAACACCCGTCGGGCGGCAAGTGCGACGCCTCTCTTTAGGGATGTAGCCGAGGACATTTACGTGGTGCTGGGCGACTTGCTGGCCCACTTGGAGACCGCCCACCAGCGGGCGCTCCAACCTGGAAAGCATTCTGCTCCCGCGCCGGAGCCGGATGACGATGACGACCCGTTGGCCCTCCCTGCGATGGGAGCCTTCTGAGATGGCAGCGTTGACAGTCTTTGTGGCCCCTCGCGGAATAACCGCAGGTGTTCGCGAGGCTCTCACCGATTGGTCCGGGCTGGGTCTGGTTGGCAGCTTTATCTGGATTGAGCCGGGCATGGTTTCTCCTGGCAGCGTCAATGGTCTCCTCGTGGCGGACGGAAACCTCCAGGCCATCAGCCTCCAAAGCCTGGCAGGGACCGGCAGTTTCGACGTGCTCCGGCTATGCGTGCTCGTGCCCGGGATTGCCGGGCACGAGCAGGTCGACTCGGCTGTCAGCCAGCGCATTGCCGAGATGCTGGAATCCTCGTTCGGTGGCCGCCCAGTGGTCAGGGTTCGTGCCGTTGTGGCGCGAAGCGGTGAAACGGCCGTTCTGGACGGGCTGGCCCAAGGAGGCTGGCACAACCTCGTGCTGGGTCCTGAGGAAGCTGCTGGCCCGGGGCTGGGCCACCATCAGCTTCACGCCACGAAGGATCCCATTGAATGGGGTCTACATGCTGCCGCCACCTGCGCCGGGATCCTCGGTCTCTGGGCCGGCAGCACTGGATCATTGCTGGATGGGGAGGCCGCGCTGCCCGGCGAGAGTGCCAGGCTAGTCCGCGCCTTTTACCGGACCTTGGATGCAACGACGGTTGGGACCGCGCTTCGCAACGACGTGCTCTCGCTCGATAACGGCGTGCCGTTGCCCACGTACTTCGGCACGTCAGCCATCTACATCGAAGACTCCGGACTGGCCGCAAGAGTCATGGCGGACCAGTTGTGGGAAAAACACGGACGCGCACTGCTCGGAGATCGGGAACACTCGGCCCCGCAACCGGTCACCGCCATCGGTCCCTGGGCTGCTTTTACGATGATGTTCGGGTTTATTTGGGCAGCGTTGAAAAACGCGCCCCGTAGTTGGGCTCAGCGCGTGGCTACCCGGGTGAAGTCGGAAGCTGCGGCCGCTGTCCATGGACTTGTCTTCGGCTCCGCACCTTCGCAGTATTCCGTGATTGTGGACGGCGTCGGCCGGGATGGCTTGCCGGTCTCCTGGTTGGACGTCCGGGACGCTGCTGCCACTCTTGACAAACTACTGGACGACGCCGGGATGGCTCGGGAGCATCGTGCCCCTGCCGATCTGGCCTCGTTCTGGCAGGATTTTGCGGACGGCGCGCTGACGCTCGTCGATGCCGGTGAACGTGTCACCGCACTGCCACCGGTTCAGGTTGGGACCCAGCGTGCAGTACTCCGGCACGCCAGTGCTTCCGTTCCGGGGCCCGGATCCGGATTCTCGGAAATCCCCTCGACCCTTTCGGCCGTCATCGAGCTCGATTCGGTGGAGCCATACGATGTTTTGGGCATTCTCAGTATGGAGGAGCGCCTGCAGCGCGCAGCGGGCGATCCCAACCTGGGGATACCCGCCAGCACGGCACTGGATGCACTGCGACGCTGGAAGCGTGTCGCAGAGGAAAGCTATGCGGTTCGGGTGGGAACCCAGATTGGCCAGAGCCTGAACTCCGTCAGAGGCGAGGTTCAGCAACTGCTTAACCAGATCCGAAGGGCCGCCAGTGCCGACGACATGCTTGCCGGCGTGTTAACGCGCCAGAAGAAATTGGCCTTGTGGATGAAGATTCTGCTGGGCGGGCTGCTGCTCGGGCTCCTGATCACCGGGGTATTGGTGGCCCGGGAGGATTTGCAACCTTTGGATGGCCTCGGCATCTGGGCAGGCCTCGCCGTGGTCTGGTTGATTGTCACGCTGGTGGTTTTCATGAACGGGCAGCGGGAACTCTTCCAACTGATGAATGCACGAAGCCAGCTACTCAGTGATGACGAGATTTCGCGCAGGAATCTTCGGCACGCACTGCGTGACCTGCACAGGCTGAGCAGCGCCTACAGCCAGTTCCTGGCTTGGTCCCGCATCATTGGCACCCTCCTGGCTGAGCCATTCGGCCGGAGCGATGATGAAGCCCAGGCCAAGGCAAAGTTCGTCCAGGGCCTGCCACTGAACGTCAAAGTTGGTACGGCATTGGTGCAGCCCCCGGCCGTCGCCGCCGCCGCCGCCCAACTGCGGCACGAAATCTTCGCCGTAGGATGGCTGACCAGACCGTGGGAACGTGCAAAGGCCACGGCCGGAGGCCTCATTGGGCCGCGCGGGTATGAGCTGACGGCCCACCCCGAGGCAATCTACCGCCAGTCCGGGGATGGTGAGCTGTCACTGCTGCGCCTCTGGAGTGACGCGCTTGACGCGGCCGGCACCGATTCCTCCCCGGGCAGGGAAATCTGGGCAGGAGTCCTCAAGGACATCACAGGTCCACGGTCCGGCATATCCTCAGGTTTAGTGTCGACTGTGAGTGAGGTTCGCGATTCGGCGGTCGTGCAGACGTCATTGGAGGCTTTCATGTCCGGTGTGGACCGCGCTCCTGACACGGGACGGCTGGATCATTTTGATGGCGCTGTGCTGACCGACGTTGCCCGGAATGCAGGACGTGCCGTCGTGGAGTACAGCGTGCCCTTCGGCTCTCATTCCGGATTGGCCCGGCACGCCGGGCTGATCCAGCTCAGCGGCGGGATCCCGCAGCACGAGTTTCTGGTTGCCCGCCCGGACGATCGGAATTCGTGGCTGGGGCTCGAACCTCCGGCCGCGGAAGGTGATAGCCGCGACAGCTTCATAATGCCCGAGGGCCCCACGTTCTGATACCCGGGGCAAAGCCGCATGCCCTTCCTTGGCCGAACGCCGGGGTCGGATCGTAAGTCAAAGACAGTGAACGAAGAGGCAAAGATGAGAGACCAGAAGTACCAGACCCGGCTCTCGGCGTTGAAGCTGTGGGCGGACATGGTGTCCGCCAGGGGGTATGTTCCGCCGGCAGAGGAGGATCTGTCCCTCATCGCGGAGCACAAGAAAACCGACACCGCGGGCCTCGACCAGGCCTTGGTGGGCCCATGGCGGGACGCACTCAAGGAACTTCTCAAGCAGCTTGCTTTCAATATTGCCGATCCCCATTTACAACTGGGCCCGGAATTCGATGAACCCGGACCGGGTGCCATCAGGGTTGCGGCGGCAAGGACCGCGAATCAGGGGCCGGTGACGGGCGGTCCGGCCCTCCCGCCAGGGTCTCCTGCAGCGGATCCCGCCTTCCTGGCTTTGAAAACCTGGCGCAACAAAGCCATCGCAGAGAAGCGTCTGTCTCCCAGCAACCTCAAGGAAGCCCAGCTTCGTTTGTTGGTCAATTCAGGGCAGACGACGGAGGTGGAGATCCGGTCCGCCTTCCCGCCCGCCGTCGCGAAGTATGCAGGCGAGATGGCCGAAGTCCTGACCGCGCTTCACTCCTCCGGTGAGGCGGTCGAAACCGCAGGTTCGCCGAAGCCCACTCCCGGGAATCCCGCCCCAAGCGCCCCACCACGAGCCGCATCAGTGCCACCGGCCGGAGCTCAAACAGCACCGTTGCGAGCCGCCCCGCCAGTGCCAACCAAAGCCCCGGTTGCTGACAAAGCCCCCAGCCCTGCCCCACCTGCCGCCGTGGAACTTGATCCGGCCGGCTTCGCGGCTTACGACTATGCCCCCCAGGCACCGGCTCAGGTCAGCGTGGAGGCGCGTAAGGATTCGCAAGGCCACCGGAAGTACTCGTGGACGCCGGCGCAGTCAACCAGCCTGGTGACGATCTATCGGCTGGTCGCCGGCGACGAGCATGAGCCCTATGCGCCGGATCAGGCGGACCTGGTGGCGGCAACAACCGATGCTGAGGCTATTGACGATCGCTCATTTACCACTGCGACGCGCTACCTGCAGGTGTGGCTGAACCATGGGCCGAGCATAGCCGAGGCCATGGCAGCCCAGCCGACGTTGTACGCCGCAGGCGGTTACGTGGGGGAACTCGGGAATGTCGAAATCCGCGAGGATGAGGGTCGCGTCGTTGGCAGGTGGACTGCCCTGCCGGGAACGCAGAAAGTCCAGATTTTCCGGATCCCGATCGAACGCGCTGCCACCGGTGGTGGCGATCAGCGATACCGGATACTGCAGGACTCAGCGAACCTCGGTGGCTTTGTCGATGCCAATGCAGAGCGGGGCAAGGCCTATCTCTACCAGGTGTGTGCAGAAGCTGCCCTGGGTGGTGACGTCCGGCTTTCCAGCCCCACGGCTTGCACCGTCCGGGTAAGCGCAGTGCTGGAACCAGTCAGCGACATGCGCATTGAGATGACAGGGGACAATGGATCCTCCCTCTTCGACCTGCGCTGGAGCAGTCCAGCCGGGGGCAGCGTAGTGGTCTACCGCACCGAGCAGCCTCCACAGGCCGGCCTGGAGCTGGAACCGCTCTCTGAGGATTCGCTGCGGATCAGCGGGCTGATGCCTGAATCCCGGCTGCCCAACCCTGTGGAGGTCGTCGACGGAACCGCGACCATGCTCAGCGTCCCGTGGCCTTCCGGCTGGACGCGTGCCTACTTCACTCCGGTGACGCTGCTGGAGGGAATGGCGCATGTGGGGACTGCCATTTTCAAGTCCCGTAATGACAAGGTCCGGAACCCGAGGATCGTGGAGCGGGTCAATAGCCAGACCCTCAGTTTTGAGTGGCCCGACGGCGCGGATTCCGTCATGGTTTATATGGGCCCTGCCGGCCAGGACCCGGAGCTGTCACTCAACAGCCAGGGGATGGAAATTTCTCAACCCGACTACCGGCGCCGCGGTGGACTTCAATTCACGCAGCCGCTGCCCTCCACTGGGTGTGACCTGCATCTGGTGCCGGTGAGTTTTGAAGCTGGCGCGAGGGTGTCCGGAGCAATCACTACCGTCAATTACCCGCATATTCTTCGGCTGACCTACCAGGTCGTGGAAGCAAAGAGCTTCCTAGGCAAGGTGACGGGTGTGTCCGTCATTGTGCAGACGTCGGAAGCAGTTCAGTCCATGCCGGCCTTCGTTCTGGTTTACAACCCCGACCGGCTGCCGCTGACCAGCCGGGACGGGAGGGCGCTGAATATGGTGCCGGCCATTGATGTGGCCGCGGCTCCTGCGCGCCGGTTCACCCCCGGCGGTTCCGGACCCGACGGGCCTGTTCCGTGGAAGACCGACCCCGGGTCCTGGGCATCGGAGGTCAATCCTGAAGGTGGGTTCCTACGTCTGTTTGCCGATCTTCCAGTGGAAGTATTGCGGCATGTGGCGCTTCTTGACCCGCCGGTCGCATCCCTTCGCTTCTCCGGTACGCCGAGTATGGGTGCGAGGTTCTTTGGTGGCCGATAATTGGGCAAGTCCGCCAGAGGGCGCGCTCCGGTGGGGTCAACTGACCTATGCATCCTTTGATCCGGACAACGGGGCAGGCGGTTGGCAGGTAACCAGCACGGCCGGAGGCCTCAGCGACGGCGAGATCGAGGCGCTGCGGCAGCGGATAGTCACGAGGTTCGACTCGGACATTCAGCTGGGTGCATTTCCCAATGCGGTTGAGCTTCAGGCCATGCCCCGCCGGCTAACGTACATCAATGATGGCCAAGGCTGTGGCGCCTACTGGCACAGCACGATGGCGGGGCGGGACTCCACAGGAAGGCCCGGCAACGTCTTTAGCCACGTTCTCCTGGATCGGTCCACGGCGCAGCTGACGCCGGCCATCCGGCCGATCGAAATCTGGCGTTCCCCCGGTTTGCTGTGTCCCTTTGGACCGGAGCAAGTGCGCGAGGCGGTGCTGAGCGACGACACCAGTCCAACGTTCGGGGCAGGCTTGGGCCGGGAGGACGTTCTCGACTTCCTCTTCGACCAGAGCGAATGGCGGGTGGGCTTACTCAGTGCCCTGCTGGACGCAGTGTCTGCCGCGATGAACGGCGGCCCCGGCGTCGTATTGGTTACGGACTCCGCGGAGAACGCCGCCCTGTGGATCGCGGCCGTCAGCAGGTTGGCGCCCGCTGACTGGGTCCGGCGTATGAATTTTTCAGTCTATGAGCGGGCTGCAGGGCTCGACACCGTTTTCGACCGGGGCGTGCACCTGGTCGGTGTCCCACGTGCCGACGCAGGCGCCCTCCGACAGCAGTCAGTGTTCACCGTTCTGGACGAACACGAAGTACCGGACCTTGGCGAAGTGGGCGGCCGGCAACATCGAACCCAATCAGGTTCCCTTATTACGCCGACCCACTGGTCAGCGCTCGCCCAAGCGGCGTTGGTGGACCGGGCAACTTTTTCTGCAGCCACCTCCATGATGGACGACGTCGCGGACCGTGTCGGCGATACGGGCCCGGAGCCCAGTTGGGCTCTGGCGATGGTTGCCCTGCGGCTGCCGGACATCTTCGGAGACTACGATGCCGAGGCAGCGGCAGTCGTCGCGCGCCACTCACCAGATTCCTTGGGCGGCGATGAAGAGCTGATGCAGCTTGCCCGGAACACCATGCAGCGGGGCAACGGCGGCTCCGCCGGTGAAACATGGGCGGAGCTTGATCAGGACAGTGCGTCCAGACTGATGCGGCAGGTCTTAATGCAGGCCTATCTGCAGCGCTCGCTTGAGGACGATGAGTGGTTGGCGCAAACGGGGGCGATTCCGCTACCGCCAGATTACCGCGTGGAGTACAGCACACCGGAAGCGCGGCAGGCGGCACGGTCGGCGATCCTGACGCTGCAGCGGAAGTTCACCGATGACGATTCCCCAAAGCTCCCCACTACGGCCATCAGGACATTGGATTTCATCCATCGCGCCGGACTCGTTGACGCGGAGGACCGTTCCGGCGAATCCCTCGAAGATTCCATCGCAGAAATCCTCGAGCGAATTCTCTTCGATGTTGTCGATGATGATGACAGGGCAAAAGCACTTGTGTCCGACACGGGGGCTCTTGTGGACGACTCGCTGCGACGGAAAGTCCTGGCGGCCGTCGAAAACTGTGTGAGGTTCCGTACTCAGCCGGCCGGTAACCGGGTTCCCCCGGCTTTTTGTGACTGGTTGTTTGGTGCACTCCCGGCCTCGGGGATCCCCAATGTACCCTCGGACCGCAATGCCGTAGTACCTCCTATGGCTGTGGAGCACGCAATCTGGCTCTGCCGAAACGGCCGGGGCCAGATTGGTGGAGCCCGGGCTGTGGCAGCGGCCGGAGTCATGGAACCAGGACAAATCGAGGTCGTGGCCGATTCGGTTCTGACCCAGATATTCGTGACCGAACCGCCGTGGCGTGCGTCGGAACTGCTATTTCTGGAACAGAGATTCCCCGGCGAGCTGCTTCCCCGATTCTTCTCCAAGGCATTGTTGAAGGAGGAATGGTCCGAGTCGCTGGCTGAGCTGATCGGTGCTGTCTTGGACCGCAAAATCACTGCCCCGGACTGCCCGGACTCCCCGGATCTGCCATTTGCCAGACTGCGGCTCATGGCCAGGCAACCGTGGGCAGTGGGTCATCCTGGCGAGGTACAGGTCCAAGCCGACTGGATCCTGAACACGGCCGTGCATGCTGTGACGGCCGTGCAAGGCCGCCTGGAACAGGTGGAACTGACCGCGCTGGTGCTCGAAGCTGCAGTGATCGCCGTCGCCAACCCGCGGAACCGCCTCGAGCTGCCCCGTGAAGTGCGGAACCTGGTCGCCGGCCATGTTGCCGTTCAGGAAGATGGGGTTTCAGATTTTCTTCACGCCTGCGTGGATTCCCGAGTGCTGGGCCAAGCGGAAATTGAGGAATTGACTCGCTTGGCGATCGTGACGACGCCCGGCTATCCGGGCCGGGAGGACGTCCTGGGCGACTTCCTGTCCGACGTGATGGTACTTGCAGGGTCCGAGCGCGTCCGGCTGCTGGAAGTGCCCATCCGCCATGCCGTCAGAACGGGCCGGACAGATCCGCAATCAATGTGCGACTCGATCCTAACGAAAAACTGGAACCAGACCTTCAATACTGCCTCCGAACGCCTTGTGGAAAAGGTTTACGAGGAGCGCCAGAAATTCTCCCGGGAATGGTGGAAAAAGCTCCGCCAGGAAGCGGGATTCACTGATCTGGATCCTGCGAAACCGGCACGTTTCGGCGGGTTTATGTCCGCAATTAGAAAGGATCGATGATGCCCACATACATCTTGGAGGGCACGAGCGAAGTTCAGCTTCGCGTCCGTCCGCTTCGTGTGACCTTGCTTGTTGAGGGTGGATCGTCCCAAGCACGGCTTGAAGTTTCCCTGAAGGGCCGCCTGCAGGAATCAGTGGTCCGTCCGCCGGACGGGGTCATCCTGCCGGCGGTTGAGGAGCTGACGGTGGTTTCAGTGGTCCCCGTGGGCCAGAACCGGTTTCCGTCACCCACCGTCCTGCATTTGGCCGTGTCCGTAGAGGAGAGGGCGTCCTTGGACCCTCAGCGAGCCGTGCTGGTGCCGATTGATGTGTCCGGGCTGGACCGGAAAGACTTGATCTCCGTGGAACGCATCGGGGAGAGCCTAAGCCTCCGGGTGGCACATCACCAGGAGGACGCGGATCTGGGTCAGCTCGGCAATGCCGCGCGCGTGGCAACGCGCGAAGTTCTGGGGCTCCAGTGGTTGGATGACGCCGCTGCCTTCAACATG
This genomic interval from Arthrobacter sp. SLBN-100 contains the following:
- a CDS encoding GAP1-N2 domain-containing protein, producing the protein MADNWASPPEGALRWGQLTYASFDPDNGAGGWQVTSTAGGLSDGEIEALRQRIVTRFDSDIQLGAFPNAVELQAMPRRLTYINDGQGCGAYWHSTMAGRDSTGRPGNVFSHVLLDRSTAQLTPAIRPIEIWRSPGLLCPFGPEQVREAVLSDDTSPTFGAGLGREDVLDFLFDQSEWRVGLLSALLDAVSAAMNGGPGVVLVTDSAENAALWIAAVSRLAPADWVRRMNFSVYERAAGLDTVFDRGVHLVGVPRADAGALRQQSVFTVLDEHEVPDLGEVGGRQHRTQSGSLITPTHWSALAQAALVDRATFSAATSMMDDVADRVGDTGPEPSWALAMVALRLPDIFGDYDAEAAAVVARHSPDSLGGDEELMQLARNTMQRGNGGSAGETWAELDQDSASRLMRQVLMQAYLQRSLEDDEWLAQTGAIPLPPDYRVEYSTPEARQAARSAILTLQRKFTDDDSPKLPTTAIRTLDFIHRAGLVDAEDRSGESLEDSIAEILERILFDVVDDDDRAKALVSDTGALVDDSLRRKVLAAVENCVRFRTQPAGNRVPPAFCDWLFGALPASGIPNVPSDRNAVVPPMAVEHAIWLCRNGRGQIGGARAVAAAGVMEPGQIEVVADSVLTQIFVTEPPWRASELLFLEQRFPGELLPRFFSKALLKEEWSESLAELIGAVLDRKITAPDCPDSPDLPFARLRLMARQPWAVGHPGEVQVQADWILNTAVHAVTAVQGRLEQVELTALVLEAAVIAVANPRNRLELPREVRNLVAGHVAVQEDGVSDFLHACVDSRVLGQAEIEELTRLAIVTTPGYPGREDVLGDFLSDVMVLAGSERVRLLEVPIRHAVRTGRTDPQSMCDSILTKNWNQTFNTASERLVEKVYEERQKFSREWWKKLRQEAGFTDLDPAKPARFGGFMSAIRKDR